The DNA region GGCGGCGTGGTGATCTGGCCGTGGGGGTATGGGGGCTCGGACCCGTCCTCTCCCCCCGCGGCCTGTCATCGGACGGAAGGCCGTCGCCGGGAGGCTTCGCCCGGACAGCGCGGCGCGGCGCGAGATCCGGGGATCGGCCGCCGCGGCCCGGTCCGTCGCACTGGGCTCCGGTTCGGAAGCCCTCACCAAGTCGCCCATCGCGCCGGCCCGGTCCACGTCGGTCTTCGAGTCGGCGGCGCGGACCATTCACGTGTCCGTTCGAGCGGCGAACACCGGGCACCCCGGCAGCGGTCAGAGCAGCACTTCAGCACTGTCCACAGGCGGGCACTCAGTGGCTTCCCATCATCCCGCAGCCGCCTGCGCTCGGACAGTTGGCGCATGCGCCTTCAGCCGGCATGCGAGGGGTCGACGACGATCCAGTCCCTGCCACGGCAAACACCGACAACTGCTTCTCCAGTTGGTCGCTCGAGCA from Vicinamibacterales bacterium includes:
- a CDS encoding zinc ribbon domain-containing protein, with amino-acid sequence MPLFEYKCAACGHLFEHLTRAGVSPACPKCSSDQLEKQLSVFAVAGTGSSSTPRMPAEGACANCPSAGGCGMMGSH